Proteins encoded within one genomic window of Desulfocurvibacter africanus subsp. africanus DSM 2603:
- a CDS encoding 4Fe-4S binding protein, translating into MQREDWSKGFVIEACRGVQACPHRAVDGAKLARGLRQALEALSPAERIKAKLGPAGVIRAHDCFRVSLSCCPNGCSRPQIADIGFIGAAEVVVTPEPCHQCGACLEACRENAVSLDAQGPILDEVLCVRCGACAKVCPSDSLAVKGTGWRAMLGGRLGRHPRLAQELPDLLTESEAVALAVRCLTLHLDQARRGERFGALLERLEPAERGQPGLI; encoded by the coding sequence ATGCAGCGTGAGGACTGGTCCAAAGGATTCGTGATCGAGGCCTGCAGGGGTGTGCAGGCCTGTCCCCACAGGGCCGTGGACGGGGCGAAGCTCGCTCGCGGACTGCGGCAGGCTCTTGAGGCGCTGTCACCGGCCGAGCGCATCAAGGCCAAGCTGGGGCCTGCCGGAGTGATCCGGGCTCACGACTGCTTCCGCGTCTCCCTGTCCTGCTGCCCCAACGGCTGCTCGCGGCCGCAGATCGCCGACATCGGCTTCATCGGCGCGGCCGAGGTCGTCGTCACGCCCGAACCGTGCCACCAATGCGGCGCGTGTCTGGAAGCATGTCGCGAGAATGCCGTCAGTCTGGACGCGCAGGGGCCGATCCTAGATGAAGTACTCTGTGTGCGCTGCGGAGCCTGCGCCAAGGTCTGCCCTTCCGACAGCCTGGCCGTGAAAGGCACGGGCTGGCGCGCCATGCTCGGCGGCCGTTTGGGCAGACATCCGAGGCTCGCGCAGGAGTTGCCCGATCTGCTCACCGAAAGCGAAGCCGTGGCCCTGGCCGTGCGCTGCCTGACGCTTCACCTGGACCAAGCCCGTCGCGGCGAGCGTTTCGGCGCGCTCCTGGAGCGTTTGGAGCCGGCCGAGCGCGGGCAGCCAGGGTTGATCTAG
- a CDS encoding HD-GYP domain-containing protein — MLKNVYASQLNALQSTRSAKARTSGLLNAKVAAACAVSCPVTVTTLIHQLAESLGNAVDAKDPYTLAHSEEVAVVTQTLALSMGLPPASADLIHVAGHLHDLGKIGVPDVVLRKPGKLAPDECLLIKAHPGIGADILRPLDCLRDSGIMEMVLHHHERFDGQGYPHGLRGQSIPLGARIITLADSLSAMLQARPYRPPLEFDEAASEIERCSGSQFDPEVVQAFMGNKDKVRTLVHLYRTAMA, encoded by the coding sequence ATGCTGAAGAATGTCTATGCGAGTCAGCTCAACGCCCTGCAAAGCACCAGATCCGCGAAAGCGCGAACATCCGGGCTGCTGAATGCAAAGGTTGCCGCCGCATGCGCCGTGAGCTGCCCCGTCACCGTAACCACCCTGATCCATCAGTTGGCCGAATCCCTGGGCAACGCCGTGGACGCCAAGGACCCGTACACCCTGGCCCACTCCGAGGAGGTGGCCGTGGTAACCCAGACCCTGGCATTGTCCATGGGTTTGCCGCCCGCCAGCGCGGATCTCATCCACGTAGCCGGCCACCTGCACGACCTGGGCAAGATCGGAGTGCCCGATGTGGTGCTGCGCAAGCCCGGGAAGCTGGCTCCTGACGAGTGTCTGCTCATCAAAGCCCACCCCGGCATCGGCGCGGACATTCTCAGACCCCTGGACTGCCTGCGCGACTCGGGCATCATGGAAATGGTCCTGCACCATCACGAGCGCTTCGACGGCCAGGGCTACCCGCACGGCCTGCGCGGGCAGAGCATCCCCTTGGGCGCGCGCATCATCACCCTGGCGGACAGCCTTTCGGCCATGCTCCAGGCCCGGCCGTACCGTCCGCCTCTGGAGTTCGACGAAGCCGCGAGCGAAATCGAGCGCTGCAGCGGGAGCCAGTTCGACCCAGAAGTGGTCCAGGCCTTCATGGGCAACAAGGACAAGGTCCGGACCCTCGTTCATCTGTACCGCACGGCCATGGCTTGA
- a CDS encoding YifB family Mg chelatase-like AAA ATPase, with product MIATIATSALMGIDALPVALEIDFSRQGLPAFVMVGLAEGAVREAKERAFSALKSSGYKLPPARITVNLAPADVRKEGSAYDLPLAVGLMAAAGIIPTEALHGWHLAGELSLTGGLKPVHGALSMAALARAKDAKGLILPQANAAEASVVEGLPVYGAASLAQVVGHLLGHEELSPCVCDLQALWREHERFLLDFSEVKGQEHAKRAIEIAAAGNHNLLFLGPPGSGKTMLARRIPTVLPPLSFGEALEVTKVYSVSGSLPPDTPLMVTRPFRSPHHTISDAGLIGGGHYPRPGEVSLAHCGVLFLDELPEFKKHVLEVLRQPLEDGQVTISRAAISLCYPASLMLVAAMNPCPCGYLGDERHACSCSDMAVQRYRSRLSGPLLDRIDLHVEVPAVDYKELRAVGQGSDSASMRERILAARKVQAERYAGLPLLTNSQLSGRLLERFCHLGEAEHAFLEQAVRRLGLSARAFTRILRIGRTIADLAGVERLEVAHLAEAINYRSMDRQVTS from the coding sequence ATGATCGCCACCATCGCCACATCCGCCCTCATGGGCATCGACGCCTTGCCCGTGGCCCTGGAGATAGACTTCTCCAGGCAGGGCCTGCCGGCATTCGTCATGGTCGGGCTGGCCGAGGGCGCGGTGCGCGAGGCCAAGGAGCGAGCCTTCTCGGCCCTCAAGAGTTCGGGCTACAAGCTCCCGCCCGCGCGCATCACCGTGAACCTGGCCCCGGCCGACGTGCGCAAGGAAGGCAGCGCCTACGACCTGCCCCTGGCCGTGGGCCTCATGGCCGCGGCGGGCATCATCCCGACCGAGGCGCTGCACGGCTGGCACCTGGCAGGCGAGCTTTCCCTCACGGGCGGACTCAAACCCGTGCACGGCGCGCTGTCCATGGCCGCCCTGGCCCGTGCCAAGGACGCCAAGGGGCTCATCCTGCCCCAGGCCAACGCGGCCGAGGCTTCCGTGGTCGAGGGGCTGCCGGTGTACGGGGCCGCGTCCCTGGCCCAGGTGGTCGGCCATCTGCTCGGGCACGAGGAATTGTCCCCGTGCGTGTGCGACCTGCAGGCCTTGTGGCGCGAGCACGAGCGCTTTCTGCTGGATTTCTCGGAGGTCAAGGGACAGGAGCACGCCAAGCGGGCCATCGAGATCGCGGCGGCCGGAAATCACAATCTTTTGTTTCTCGGCCCGCCAGGCAGCGGCAAGACCATGCTGGCCCGGCGCATCCCCACGGTGCTGCCGCCGTTGTCCTTCGGGGAGGCCCTGGAGGTCACCAAGGTTTACTCCGTGTCGGGCAGCCTGCCGCCGGACACGCCGCTCATGGTCACGCGGCCCTTCCGTTCGCCGCACCACACCATCTCCGACGCCGGGCTCATCGGCGGCGGCCACTACCCAAGGCCGGGGGAGGTTTCGCTCGCGCATTGCGGCGTGCTCTTCTTGGACGAGCTGCCCGAGTTCAAGAAGCACGTGCTGGAGGTCCTGCGCCAGCCCCTGGAAGATGGCCAGGTGACCATTTCCCGCGCGGCCATATCCCTGTGCTACCCGGCCAGCCTGATGCTCGTCGCGGCGATGAACCCGTGCCCTTGCGGCTATCTGGGCGACGAGCGCCACGCCTGCTCGTGCTCGGACATGGCCGTGCAGCGCTACCGCTCCCGGCTGTCCGGTCCCCTGTTGGACCGCATCGACCTGCACGTGGAGGTTCCGGCCGTGGACTACAAGGAGTTGCGCGCCGTGGGTCAGGGCTCGGATTCGGCGTCCATGCGCGAGCGCATCCTGGCCGCCCGCAAGGTGCAGGCCGAGCGCTACGCGGGCCTGCCGCTTTTGACCAACAGTCAACTCTCGGGCCGGCTCCTGGAGCGCTTCTGCCATTTGGGCGAAGCCGAGCACGCCTTCCTGGAACAGGCCGTGCGCCGTCTGGGCCTGTCGGCGCGGGCCTTCACGCGCATTCTGCGTATCGGCCGCACCATCGCCGATCTGGCCGGTGTCGAGCGGCTGGAAGTCGCCCACCTGGCCGAGGCCATCAACTACCGCAGCATGGACAGACAGGTGACGAGTTAG
- a CDS encoding PocR ligand-binding domain-containing protein has product MSFHGGQITGEKSEFAAEIHDWLNAQGELPDIDGCGQTQDELIKAKDFLEKVLDAVGDPIFVKDSKHRLVLANAAECSLTGRRREELLGYTVSDFFPEPLAEIFWKMDELVLSTGLPQIFEQIVPDVGGRLRTWQTKKSLYVDPFGEKFVVGITRDVTESRQAEEDLRKRLMTLTQPSDDKAITFEALLDLEDLQRVQDAFSDISGVASVITTPEGTPITKPSNFCRLCKDIIRNTEKGRANCFHSDSVIGRQNPGGPIIQPCLSGGLWDAGASITVGGKHVANWLIGQVRTEGQDERRLLDYAQTIGADEEEFAQALREVPIMSQKRLEKIAQAMFVLANKLSLLAYQNLLQARLLHEREQREERLRASLKEKEILLREVHHRVKNNLQIISSLLSLQSSKVLDQWALDLFLESRNRIAAMALVHEELYSAGDFSRVSLKKYLEKIVPRLANPASKENGPACMLQLEEVELSIEKAVPFGLIINELVTNAVKHGFRECQEGELRVGAHLDGSILTVIVADNGPGLPPDFDLGSSETLGMQLVLGLARQIRGTFQAQNACGATFTLAFPLD; this is encoded by the coding sequence ATGAGCTTTCATGGCGGACAGATTACAGGAGAGAAAAGCGAATTCGCGGCCGAAATCCACGATTGGCTGAACGCGCAGGGCGAGCTTCCGGATATCGACGGCTGTGGACAGACTCAAGATGAGTTAATCAAGGCCAAGGATTTCCTGGAAAAAGTTCTTGATGCAGTCGGAGATCCGATCTTTGTCAAAGACAGCAAGCACCGGCTCGTGCTGGCCAACGCGGCCGAGTGTTCTCTGACCGGCAGGCGGCGCGAGGAGCTCCTGGGCTACACGGTAAGCGACTTTTTTCCCGAGCCTTTAGCTGAGATCTTCTGGAAAATGGATGAGCTGGTCCTCAGCACCGGCTTGCCTCAGATATTCGAGCAAATAGTCCCCGACGTCGGGGGCCGGCTGCGGACATGGCAGACCAAAAAAAGCCTGTATGTCGATCCATTCGGTGAGAAGTTCGTCGTCGGGATCACCAGGGACGTTACCGAGTCCAGACAGGCCGAGGAAGACCTGCGCAAGCGGCTCATGACTCTGACACAACCGTCGGACGACAAGGCGATCACCTTCGAAGCCCTGCTCGACCTCGAAGATCTCCAGCGGGTGCAGGATGCCTTCAGTGATATCTCGGGCGTCGCCTCGGTCATCACCACGCCGGAAGGCACGCCGATCACCAAGCCGAGCAATTTCTGCCGCCTGTGCAAGGACATCATCAGGAACACCGAAAAAGGCCGCGCCAATTGCTTCCATTCGGACTCGGTGATCGGCCGGCAAAACCCAGGCGGCCCCATCATTCAACCCTGTCTGAGCGGTGGTTTGTGGGACGCAGGGGCAAGCATCACCGTGGGCGGCAAGCATGTGGCCAACTGGCTGATCGGTCAGGTCAGGACCGAAGGGCAGGACGAACGCCGACTGCTCGATTATGCCCAGACCATTGGGGCCGACGAAGAGGAATTCGCGCAGGCCCTGCGGGAAGTCCCGATCATGTCCCAAAAGCGCCTGGAAAAGATCGCTCAGGCCATGTTCGTGCTCGCCAACAAGCTGTCCCTGCTGGCCTACCAGAACCTGCTGCAAGCCAGGCTCCTCCATGAACGCGAGCAGCGCGAGGAGCGCCTGCGCGCGTCGCTCAAGGAAAAGGAGATACTGCTCAGGGAAGTGCACCACCGGGTCAAGAACAACCTGCAGATCATTTCGAGCCTGCTCAGCCTTCAGTCGAGCAAGGTCCTCGATCAATGGGCCCTGGATCTGTTCCTGGAGAGCCGCAACCGCATCGCGGCCATGGCCCTCGTGCACGAGGAGCTATACAGCGCGGGCGACTTCTCGCGGGTCAGCTTGAAGAAATACCTGGAGAAGATCGTTCCCCGGCTGGCCAATCCCGCAAGCAAGGAAAACGGCCCGGCCTGCATGCTTCAGTTGGAGGAGGTGGAGCTGTCCATCGAGAAGGCTGTGCCGTTCGGCTTGATCATCAACGAACTCGTCACCAATGCCGTGAAGCATGGCTTCAGGGAGTGCCAGGAGGGTGAGCTTCGGGTGGGAGCCCACTTGGACGGGAGCATCCTGACCGTGATCGTCGCCGATAATGGACCCGGCCTTCCGCCGGACTTCGATCTCGGAAGCTCTGAAACCCTGGGCATGCAGCTCGTGCTCGGCCTGGCAAGACAGATTCGCGGCACCTTCCAGGCGCAAAACGCATGCGGCGCCACATTCACTCTGGCCTTTCCGCTCGACTGA
- a CDS encoding polysaccharide pyruvyl transferase family protein, translated as MTGQRTYKVGISGSYGGLNMGDEAILQSIVAQLRASLSVEITVFSRNPEDTLRRQRVDEAVPVREMTRGEACRVMSGLDLFILGGGGILFDTEAEIFLREVQVAHEMGVPVMIYAVSAGPLKTRSAQQLVREALNQARLITVRERGAKRTLEHTGVEHEIIVTADPALLLEPEPLPEGELGRIGLEDGPCVVGMSVREPGPAAPDIDHDFYHALLADAADFIIDRYDAQVVFVPMEQRVLDMQHSHAVVSKMLRPQRASVLKGEYSPGQIMTIMKQFTFAVGMRLHFLIFAALQGVPFVALPYSAKVQDFLSELHIETPPIKLVNAGRLIAHIDHNWDHREELREHIKSTLPELQERARENNRLLVELARSLPESRDQDRQAQRCAI; from the coding sequence ATGACAGGGCAGAGGACTTATAAGGTGGGCATTTCCGGCTCGTACGGCGGGCTGAACATGGGCGACGAGGCCATCCTCCAGTCCATCGTCGCGCAACTGCGGGCATCGCTGTCCGTGGAGATCACGGTCTTTTCGCGCAACCCCGAAGACACCCTGCGCCGCCAGCGCGTGGACGAGGCCGTGCCCGTGCGCGAGATGACCCGCGGCGAGGCCTGCCGGGTGATGAGCGGCCTGGACCTGTTCATTCTCGGCGGAGGCGGCATCCTGTTCGATACCGAAGCCGAGATATTTCTGCGCGAGGTGCAGGTCGCCCACGAGATGGGCGTGCCGGTCATGATCTACGCCGTAAGCGCCGGGCCGCTCAAGACTCGCTCGGCTCAGCAGCTCGTGCGCGAGGCCCTGAACCAGGCCAGGCTGATCACCGTGCGCGAACGCGGGGCCAAGCGCACTCTGGAACACACGGGCGTGGAGCATGAGATCATCGTCACGGCCGATCCCGCGCTGCTGCTTGAGCCCGAGCCATTGCCCGAGGGCGAGCTGGGGCGCATCGGCCTGGAAGACGGCCCCTGCGTGGTGGGCATGTCCGTGCGCGAGCCGGGCCCGGCAGCGCCGGACATCGACCACGACTTCTACCATGCCCTGCTGGCGGACGCCGCGGACTTCATCATAGACCGCTACGACGCCCAGGTGGTCTTCGTGCCCATGGAACAGCGTGTACTCGACATGCAGCACTCCCACGCCGTGGTCTCCAAGATGCTGCGGCCGCAGCGGGCCTCGGTTCTCAAAGGCGAGTATTCACCCGGACAGATCATGACCATCATGAAGCAATTCACCTTCGCCGTGGGCATGCGTCTGCATTTCCTGATTTTTGCAGCCTTGCAGGGCGTACCTTTCGTGGCCTTGCCCTATTCGGCCAAGGTCCAGGACTTCCTGAGCGAGCTGCACATAGAGACGCCGCCGATCAAGCTCGTTAACGCGGGACGGCTCATCGCACACATCGACCATAACTGGGATCACCGTGAGGAGCTGCGCGAGCACATCAAGAGCACGTTGCCCGAGCTTCAGGAGCGTGCCAGGGAAAACAACCGGCTGCTCGTGGAGCTTGCCCGGTCGCTGCCGGAGAGCAGGGACCAGGACCGCCAGGCCCAGCGTTGCGCCATTTAA
- a CDS encoding FAD-dependent oxidoreductase, which yields MPPLARPASVTHVSLPPRQAMVAADTEVLVVGGGPSGLGAALGAASAGADVVLAERYGFLGGNATAALVTLWSSDRTQRQMTTLPGATTFFPTDHGPGEQVFAGWPSRLVERLVREGGAIAPSLATGYTVPFDPEVFKIVAQDMLDEAGVRLLLHAFASGVWRKEETDRLGGVVFETKAGPMVVRAKTVVDCTGDGDIAAMAGARYQTGRKEDGLVQPMTLMFRLAEFERIAFDNYVKAHPGQWRGVHGLWELVEQAARAGDLDLPREDILFFGTPHERELLVNSTRVVNVHGTNVFDLTRAEMEGRRQMRMITTFFRRYVPGFERAYILQSAPMVGVREGRRIRGDYQLTGEDILSARKFPDAVARGTYPIDIHSPTGKGTTLKRVPAGEAYDIPLRCLLPEGVDNLLMAGRCISGTHVAHSSYRVMPIAMATGHAAGVCAALAARELKSPRFVPAGAVQAELARQGAALDIKSDREIVAEP from the coding sequence ATGCCGCCGCTCGCACGTCCAGCATCCGTCACGCACGTCAGCCTGCCGCCTCGCCAGGCCATGGTCGCGGCCGACACGGAAGTCCTGGTGGTCGGAGGCGGCCCTTCCGGCCTGGGCGCTGCCCTGGGAGCGGCCAGCGCCGGGGCCGATGTGGTCCTGGCCGAACGCTATGGTTTTCTGGGCGGCAATGCCACGGCGGCACTGGTCACGCTATGGTCCTCGGACCGCACCCAGCGCCAAATGACTACCCTGCCGGGCGCCACGACCTTCTTCCCCACGGACCACGGCCCGGGCGAGCAGGTCTTCGCCGGCTGGCCTTCCCGACTCGTGGAACGGCTCGTACGCGAGGGCGGGGCCATCGCGCCTTCGCTCGCAACCGGCTACACCGTGCCTTTCGATCCCGAGGTCTTCAAGATCGTGGCCCAGGACATGCTCGATGAAGCGGGCGTGAGGCTCCTGCTACACGCCTTTGCCAGCGGCGTGTGGCGCAAGGAGGAAACCGACCGGCTCGGGGGCGTGGTCTTCGAGACCAAGGCCGGCCCGATGGTGGTGCGCGCCAAGACAGTCGTTGACTGCACGGGGGACGGCGACATCGCAGCCATGGCTGGCGCGCGCTATCAAACCGGGCGCAAGGAGGACGGCCTGGTTCAGCCCATGACGCTCATGTTCCGCCTGGCCGAGTTCGAGCGGATTGCCTTTGATAACTACGTCAAGGCGCACCCGGGCCAGTGGCGCGGCGTGCATGGCCTGTGGGAACTCGTCGAGCAGGCCGCCAGGGCCGGAGATCTGGATCTGCCGCGCGAGGACATCCTGTTTTTCGGCACACCGCACGAACGCGAGTTGCTGGTTAATTCCACGCGCGTGGTCAACGTGCATGGAACCAACGTCTTCGATCTGACCCGCGCCGAGATGGAAGGCCGGCGGCAGATGCGTATGATCACGACCTTTTTCCGCCGCTACGTGCCGGGCTTCGAGCGCGCCTACATCCTGCAGAGCGCGCCCATGGTCGGCGTGCGCGAGGGTCGGCGCATCCGGGGCGACTACCAGCTCACGGGCGAAGACATCCTTTCGGCGCGCAAGTTCCCGGACGCCGTGGCGCGCGGCACCTACCCCATCGACATCCATAGCCCCACCGGCAAGGGCACGACGCTCAAGCGCGTACCCGCGGGCGAGGCCTATGACATCCCCCTGCGTTGCCTCCTGCCGGAGGGCGTGGACAACCTGCTCATGGCCGGGCGCTGCATATCGGGCACGCACGTGGCCCACTCGTCCTACCGGGTCATGCCCATCGCCATGGCCACGGGCCATGCCGCCGGCGTGTGCGCGGCCCTGGCCGCCAGAGAACTCAAATCTCCACGCTTCGTGCCGGCAGGCGCCGTGCAGGCCGAATTGGCCAGGCAGGGAGCAGCGCTGGACATCAAGTCAGACAGGGAGATTGTGGCCGAGCCCTGA